Within Inmirania thermothiophila, the genomic segment ACCAGCGCGAAGCGCAGGATCTCCAAGGGCGGCTCGTGCCGGAAGAGCGCGACCAGCACCACCACCGACACCAGCGCGAGGGTCAGCAGGATCAGGAAGTTGCCGATCTGGATCACCATGCGCTGGAAGTGGCTGCGCTCGTGCAGCCCCGCCTCGGCCACCAGCGAGACCACCGACTGGAAGCGTGTCGCGGCGCCGGTGTTCACCACCACCGCGAGCATCTCGCCCTGCTTCACCACGGTGTGGGCGTAGACCACCTCGCCCGCCTTCTTGGAGACCGGCAGCGACTCGCCGGTGAGCATCGACTGGTCCAGCAGCAGATACTCGCCCTCCACGAGCTGGCAGTCCGCGGGCACGATGTCGCCGATGCGCAGCCGCACGATGTCGCCCGGCACCAGCTCCCGCGCCGGCAGCCGCCGCCAGCGCCCCGCGCGCAGGGCGAGCACGCTGCGGGCCATGCCCCGGCGCAACGCCCGCAGGGCGTCGAGGGCCCGGTGCTCCTGCAGGAAGTCGAGGCCGGCGTTGACGCCGAGGAGGACCCCGATGATGGCGAGGTCCTCCCACTTGCGCGCCAGCGCCGAGAGGACGGCGGCGGCCTCGATCATCCACGGGATCGGGCCCCAGAACCGGCGCAGGACCCGGTGCCAGACCGGCTCCTCGCGCTCGGCGATCTCGTTGTGGCCGAAGCGCGCAAGCCTTGCCGCGGCCTCCGCCTCCCCGAGGCCGTGCGCGCGGTCGCTCCCGAGCTCGGCAAGGGTCTGATCCGGCGGCTGCCGCGCGTAGTCGTCGCTGGGGTGCGGGATCCGCGCGCCCACGGCCGTCGCACCGCGCTAGCCTTCCCCGCCAGCGCCGCGCGCCGCGCGCAGCAGCCGCGCCATCTCGGCCGCGGGCACCGGCCGGCCGTAGCGGTAGCCCTGGGCGAGACGGCAGCCGGCCTCGAGCAGGAAACGCTCCTGGGCCTCGGTCTCGACCCCCTCGGCGATGACCTCGAGGCCCAGGCTGCCGGCCACGGCGATGATCGCGCGGACGATGTCCTCGTCGGCGCCGCCGCCGCCGAGCCCCGCGACGAAGGAGCGGTCGATCTTGAGGTGATCGGCGGGAAGGCGCTTGAGGTAGCTCAGCGAGGAGTAACCGGTGCCGAAGTCGTCGATGGACACCGCCACGCCCTCCGCCTTGATCGCCCCGAGCACGGTGACGCTGCGCTCCGGATCCTCCATCGCCGCGCTCTCCGTAATCTCCACCTCCAGCAGCCGCCCAGCGACCCCGTGGCGGCGCAGGGCCTCGCCGATGCTTTCCGCGAGGCCCTCGTTGCGAAGCTCCACCGCCGAGACGTTGACCGCCACCGGCACCGCGATGCCCTCCCCCTGCCAGCGCGCGAGCTGGCGGCAGGCGGCCTCGCGCACCCAGCGGTCCAGCTCCCCGATCAGGCCGCCCTCCTCGGCCGCGGTGATGAACTCCCCCGGCGGCACCAGCCCCCTTTCGGGGTGGCGCCAGCGCACCAGCGCCTCGAGGCTCCGGATCCGTCCCGCGGGCATCTCCACCCGCGGCTGGTAGTGGAGCTCGAGCTCGTCGGCGGCGAACGCCCGCCGCAGCGCCTCCTCGAGGGTGAGGCGGCGCGCCACCGCCTCCTCCTCGCCCTGGTGGTAGAAGGCGTGACCGAGACGGCCCCGCTTGGCGCGGTACATGGCGATGTCGGCCCGCCGCAGCAGGACGTCCACGTCGTCGCCGTCCTCGGGGAAGCGCGCGATGCCGATGCTCGCCCCCACCCGCACCTCCCGCCCGCCGAGCCGGAAGGGGGCCTCCAGCACCGCCTGCACGCGCTCGGCCACCGAACGCGCCGTCTCCTCGGTGCCGTTCCACAGCACGGCGGCGAACTCGTCGCCGCCGAGCCGCGCGAGCAGGTCGCCGTTGCGCACCACCCCGCGCAGCCGCTCCCCGGCCTGGGCGAGGAGCCGGTCGCCCACCTCGTGGCCGAGGGTGTCGTTGACGTCCTTGAAGCGGTCGAGATCGAGATAGAGCACGGCCAGCCGCACCCCGAGCCGCCGCCCCTGCTCCAGCATCTCCACGAAGCGCTCGCGCAGCATCCGCCGGTTGGGCAGCTCCGTGAGCGGATCGTAGTTGGCCAGACGGCGGATGCGTTCCTCGTAGCGGTGCTGCTCGGTGACGTCCAGCAGCGTCCCCACCAGCACGCGCTCGCCGTCGATCTCGGCCGCCGACCCGAGCACCTCGACCCGGATCTCGGTGCCGTCCTTGCGCAGGCCGCGGAAGCCGTAGTGGGCCACGTCGCCGCGCCCTTCCAGGCGCTCGCGCACGCGCCCGCGCACGAGCTCCCGGTCGGCCGGGGCCACCAGCTCGCCCACCTCGCGCCCGACGATCTCCTCCGGCGTGTAGCCGAAGATCTCGGCGAGGCGGGGATTGACGTAGGCGAAGCGGCCCGCCCGCACGATGTAGACCCCGGCCAGCGAGCGCTCCACCAGGTTGCGGAAGCGGCGCTCGCTCTCGCGCAGCGCGCGCTCCATGCGCACCTGCTCGGTGACGTCCATGACCAGGGAGGCGATGCCGAGGACGGTGCCGTCCTCGGCCACGAGCGGGGTGTTGAACCAGTCGCAGAGGATCTCGCGCCCGTCGCGGGTGGCGTTGACGTTGCGCGAGCGCGCCCCGCCCCGCCCCTCCACCAGCTCGCGCCGGATGCGCTCCACCTCGGGCCGGACCCGCTCGGGCACGATGAGCTCGAAGGCGCTGCGTCCCACCGCCTCCTCCGCCGTG encodes:
- a CDS encoding bifunctional diguanylate cyclase/phosphodiesterase, whose protein sequence is MQESQDAEACGWEAERLRLLYDTLALTPAVTVAVAAVTAAMLWPVAGPRMLVWLAAVAAVGAARTLVRARWIGRGRPADGRWHRTFVAGAAASGVVWGSASLLIDTGSPHWPVLGLVVVGMAAGGVPVLAPSGAATLAYVAPVLAPMLLRLALERGAVGFGLALLGLVYLGVLLEAGRRIRGHLRENVRLRLEVERREQALRARHEELEAVLAHSRHALALLDADGAVMRWNGAGEALGGRRAPLWEALPWAAADRETVAELVAWAAAGVRGEREVALDGEAGRRVLSLAVTPVRDGHGAVALMVAEGEDVTSVRRAADEAAALNRLLAEALSDHPMEAYLRNALEALCQVPWLALMRKGAVFLAEDGGRLRMAADWGLEPALQALCAEVPFGCCLCGRAAAERRPVYAACVDARHERRHDAMEPHGHYVVPILARGGTAGVLLLYLPEGHRRDAADEGFLRRVAGALALGIERRRTVEALAASRQRLALHVEQTPLGAIEWDTALRVRSWNPAAERIFGYTAEEAVGRSAFELIVPERVRPEVERIRRELVEGRGGARSRNVNATRDGREILCDWFNTPLVAEDGTVLGIASLVMDVTEQVRMERALRESERRFRNLVERSLAGVYIVRAGRFAYVNPRLAEIFGYTPEEIVGREVGELVAPADRELVRGRVRERLEGRGDVAHYGFRGLRKDGTEIRVEVLGSAAEIDGERVLVGTLLDVTEQHRYEERIRRLANYDPLTELPNRRMLRERFVEMLEQGRRLGVRLAVLYLDLDRFKDVNDTLGHEVGDRLLAQAGERLRGVVRNGDLLARLGGDEFAAVLWNGTEETARSVAERVQAVLEAPFRLGGREVRVGASIGIARFPEDGDDVDVLLRRADIAMYRAKRGRLGHAFYHQGEEEAVARRLTLEEALRRAFAADELELHYQPRVEMPAGRIRSLEALVRWRHPERGLVPPGEFITAAEEGGLIGELDRWVREAACRQLARWQGEGIAVPVAVNVSAVELRNEGLAESIGEALRRHGVAGRLLEVEITESAAMEDPERSVTVLGAIKAEGVAVSIDDFGTGYSSLSYLKRLPADHLKIDRSFVAGLGGGGADEDIVRAIIAVAGSLGLEVIAEGVETEAQERFLLEAGCRLAQGYRYGRPVPAAEMARLLRAARGAGGEG
- a CDS encoding HAD-IC family P-type ATPase; translation: MGARIPHPSDDYARQPPDQTLAELGSDRAHGLGEAEAAARLARFGHNEIAEREEPVWHRVLRRFWGPIPWMIEAAAVLSALARKWEDLAIIGVLLGVNAGLDFLQEHRALDALRALRRGMARSVLALRAGRWRRLPARELVPGDIVRLRIGDIVPADCQLVEGEYLLLDQSMLTGESLPVSKKAGEVVYAHTVVKQGEMLAVVVNTGAATRFQSVVSLVAEAGLHERSHFQRMVIQIGNFLILLTLALVSVVVLVALFRHEPPLEILRFALVLTVASIPVALPAVLSVTMAVGAMNLARRRAIVSRLVAIEELAGVDVFCCDKTGTLTRNEMRVVEPVALDGHDEREVFLLAALASRQENQDPIELAIFHHIDEHLPDLDWRAWRQRRFTPFDPVRKRTEAVAEGAGGRLVAVKGAPQVLMELARLDEEQARTLGELVEQLAARGYRTLAVGRAAQEGAPSSWWA